One window of the Primulina eburnea isolate SZY01 chromosome 18, ASM2296580v1, whole genome shotgun sequence genome contains the following:
- the LOC140819838 gene encoding uncharacterized protein, with translation MSGDGSSHGSVGHGRYGDDEAGREHRRRDRDGRRHRDHDERRRRNRVNIMDFMKIGPPPLTGDENADVAEAWVDIMEQCFRVLHYDEDEKMEVADFMIQGKARKWWKPVSAILVQQHGRIRWEHFRQAFINHHFPPALRQAKEMELLTIKQGDSNIEDYQKRFTDLLPYAPHISENSAAKYSHFLNGLNQEIFDRVSVCDDPTSYEGLVNRCRQAEISIARRKAMQASKSSSSLGPRGQSFKKSASSSSSGSGGVHSFGRKKMQCGHCGGNHPTENCRRATGACFNCGGFGHMKRDCPNLENQSGGGGSMTGSYSGKQSEATVQQKGFPAQGSRRGGISQGSQQRPRVQGQVFALNQEQAEEHNERVIAGLRLDGSDDQGSG, from the exons atgtcaggagatggaagcagtcacggtagtgtgggacatggccgttatggcgacgatgaggctggccgagaacatcgtcgtagagatcgtgacggaaggcgtcaccgagatcatgatgaaaggagacGTAGGAACCGTGTCAACATTATGGATTTCATGAAGATTGGACCTCCACCGTTGACCGGAGATGAGAATGCTGATGTTGCTGAAGCTTGGGTTGATATCATGGAGCAGTGTTTTCGAGTGTTGCACTATGACGAGGATGAGAAGATGGAGGTAGCTGATTTCATGATCCAAGGAAAAGCTCGGAAATGGTGGAAACCTGTTTCTGCCATTCTAGTTCAGCAGCATGGGCGGATTCGTTGGGAACATTTCCGTCAGGCCTTCATCAATCatcactttccgccagctcttcgccAGGCGAAGGAGATGGAACTGTTGACCATTAAGCAAGGAGAttcgaacattgaggattatcagAAGCGTTTTACGGATCTGTTGCCGTATGCTCCTCACATCAGTGAGAATTCTGCAGCAAAATATTCTCACTTTTTGAATGGTttgaaccaggagatttttgatcgggtttctgtctgtgatgatcctacttcgtacgaaggATTAGTGAATCGTTGTCGTCAAGCCGAGATCAGTATTGCTAGGAGGAAGGCTATGCAAGCTAGCAAAAGTTCTAGTTCGTTGGGACCAAGgggtcagtctttcaagaagtctgcatcttcttcttcttccggtTCTGGAGGGGTGCACAGCTTTGGTAGGAAAAAGATGCAATGTGGCCACTGCGGAGGCAATCACCCGACGGAGAATTGTCGAAGAGCAACAGGTGCATGTTTCAATTGTGGTGGTTTTGGTCACATGAAGAGGGATTGCCCTAATTTGGAGAATCAGAGTGGAGGCGGAGGTTCTATGACAGGGTCTTATAGTGGAAAACAGTCTGAGGCCACTGTTCAACAGAAAGGTTTTCCTGCTCAAGGTTCTCGTCGTGGAGGAATATCGCAAGGATCTCAGCAACGCCCACGAGTTCAGGGGCAAGTGTTTGCCTTAAACCAAGAGCAAGCTGAGGAGCATAACGAGAGAGTCATTGCGg gtcttaggttggacggttcggacgaccagggcagtggctag